The Macrobrachium nipponense isolate FS-2020 chromosome 27, ASM1510439v2, whole genome shotgun sequence genome includes a region encoding these proteins:
- the LOC135200852 gene encoding probable ATP-dependent RNA helicase DDX23: MDEDIGLRSHRRDRKERKEKDRRDRDRDRDRDRDRDRSDRDKDRDSHRDRGSERDRDRDRNRDREKNRDRDRDRERERPEKRKRSPDAKTKEEILKAEEEAEAKKEEEKKVKKEPLSLEEMVARKRAEEEALSRPKFLSKAERAAEALKRRQEEVEEVRKRQEEERKAREVMYQDGRRELEQALRQEDPRERDRLRRDREPRENKEDIELEKKKQLERDAVNERYLGIVKKKKKVRRLNDRKFVFDWDAGEDTSVDYNELYINKHLVHFFGRGKFGGLDLKEQKKMQAKFYGNYIEHRQTQADKEQEVIRMKKEQKKEDKKRWDDRHWSEKSAEQMTERDWRIFREDYNIAIKGGRIPNPIRKWSESNIKKDILDIISSVGYQDPTPIQRQAIPIGLQNRDIIGVAETGSGKTLAFLIPLLEWIQSLPKIARLEDADQGPYALVMAPTRELAQQIEEETSKFGGPLGIRTVAVIGGLSREEQGMKLRMGCEIVIATPGRLVDVLENRYLVLNQCTYVVFDEADKMIDMGFEPDVQKILKFMPVTNEKPDTDDAEDEDKLLQNFLSKHKFRQTVMFTATMPPSVERMARQYLRRPAYVYIGSVGKPVERTEQIVYMVSEQEKRKKLLDILKHGITPPVLIFVNQKKGADVLARGLEKLGHNATTLHGGKGQEQREHALANLKSGAKDILVATDVAGRGIDIKDVSLVINYDMAKNIEDYTHRIGRTGRAGKTGKAISFLTKEDSHLFYELKQLMLSSPVSTCPPELANHPDAQHKPGTVMTKKRREEKIFA; encoded by the exons ATGGATGAGGACATAGGCTTAAGGTCACACCGTCGTGAtcggaaggaaaggaaagaaaaggacaGACGTGATCGCGACAGGGACAGGGATAGGGATCGTGACAGGGACCGCAGTGACCGTGATAAAGATCGAGACTCCCACAGAGATCGGGGCAGTGAGAGAGACCGAGATAGAGACAGAAACAGGGACAG GGAAAAAAATCGTGACAGGGACAGAGATAGGGAAAGAGAACGTCCAGAGAAGCGAAAAAGATCACCAGATGCAAAGACTAAGGAGGAAATTTTAAAAGCGGAAGAA GAAGCAGAGGccaaaaaagaagaggaaaagaaagtgaaaaaagaacCTTTATCACTGGAGGAAATGGTGGCTAGAAAGAGAGCTGAAGAGGAGGCTCTTAGCCGACCAAAATTCCTGTCAAAGGCAGAGAGAGCTGCTGAGGCACTTAAGAGACGCCAAGAAGAG GTAGAAGAGGTGCGTaagagacaagaagaagaaagaaaagctcGGGAAGTTATGTATCAAGATGGTCGCAGAGAGCTAGAGCAGGCGTTGCGACAAGAGGACCCTCGAGAACGAGATCGTCTTCGGCGTGACCGTGAGCCCAGGGAAAACAAAGAAGACAtagaattagaaaagaaaaagcagttagaACGAGATGCTGTCAATGAAAGGTACTTGGGCAttgttaaaaagaagaaaaaagtacgaAGATTAAATGATCGAAAATTTGTTTTTGATTGGGATGCAGGTGAAGACACTTCTGTTGATTATAATGAATTGTATATAAACAAACATCTTGTACACTTTTTTGGGAGAGGTAAATTTGGAGGGCTTGATTTGAAGGAGCAAAAAAAGATGCAGGCAAAGTTTTATGGGAATTACATTGAGCATCGACAGACACAGGCAGACAAAGAACAGGAGGTCATACGTATGAAGAAGGAACAAAAGAAAGAAGACAAGAAGAGGTGGGATGATCGCCATTGGAGTGAGAAGTCTGCTGAGCAGATGACTGAACGTGATTGGAGAATCTTTAGAGAAGATTACAACATAGCAATTAAAGGAGGGCGAATTCCTAATCCCATAAGAAAATGGTCCGAATCTAACATCAAGAAGGACATTTTAGACATCATTTCAAGTGTTGGATATCAAGACCCAACACCAATTCAGAGACAGGCAATTCCCATTGGACTGCAAAATAGAGATATAATTGGTGTTGCTGAAACTGGTTCAGGTAAGACATTAGCATTTCTTATCCCTCTTTTGGAATGGATCCAGTCACTTCCTAAAATTGCAAGGCTGGAGGATGCAGATCAGGGACCTTACGCATTGGTTATGGCACCAACACGTGAACTTGCTCAGCAGATTGAAGAGGAGACGTCTAAATTTGGTGGTCCTCTTGGTATTAGAACAGTAGCTGTAATTGGTGGTTTATCAAGGGAAGAACAGGGTATGAAGTTGAGAATGGGTTGTGAGATTGTTATTGCAACTCCTGGTCGTCTCGTAGATGTCTTAGAAAATAGGTACTTGGTACTGAATCAGTGCACATATGTTGTCTTTGATGAGGCTGATAAAATGATTGACATGGGTTTTGAGCCAGATGTACAGAAGATTCTTAAATTTATGCCAGTAACCAATGAAAAGCCCGACACTGATGATGCTGAGGATGAAGATAAACTTTTGCAGAATTTCTTGTCAAAACATAAGTTTAGACAGACTGTCATGTTTACAGCCACTATGCCTCCCTCAGTTGAGAGAATGGCTCGGCAGTATTTACGTCGCCCAGCATATGTGTATATCGGATCTGTAGGTAAGCCTGTTGAGAGAACTGAACAGATTGTGTATATGGTGAGCGAacaggagaagagaaagaaattaCTGGACATACTGAAGCATGGAATCACTCCTCCAGTTCTTATATTTGTCAATCAGAAGAAAGGTGCAGATGTTTTGGCACGTGGTTTAGAAAAACTGGGTCACAATGCCACCACTCTTCATGGTGGCAAAGGCCAAGAACAGCGAGAACATGCCCTGGCAAACCTCAAGTCAGGTGCTAAAGATATTCTGGTAGCTACAGATGTGGCTGGTCGTGGTATTGACATTAAAGATGTATCGCTGGTCATCAACTATGACATGGCCAAGAACATTGAAGACTACACTCACAGAATTGGTCGAACTGGCCGTGCAGGCAAGACGGGTAAGGCCATATCCTTCCTAACCAAGGAAGATTCACATTTGTTCTATGAGCTTAAACAACTTATGTTATCCTCTCCAGTGTCTACATGCCCACCTGAACTTGCTAATCATCCTGATGCTCAGCATAAACCAGGAACTGTGATGACAAAGAAGCGTAGGGAAGAGAAAATATTTGCttaa